A single genomic interval of Planctomycetota bacterium harbors:
- a CDS encoding MBL fold metallo-hydrolase, translated as MSNWLLGLAALVLLVPCVGMSAEAARLSIYWVDVEGGGATLIVTPAGESVLVDTGLDNPRDPGRIAKVARDVAGLKQIDHLVVTHFDIDHHGGAAELSKLIPIRRVYDQGGEIGRPEPMYVKYVAWRKTMPYTVLKPGDTLPLRQAEGAARASLTCLAAAQQFIAPGPDHKPNPIPASEAPEYPEDKSENRQSVVLLLRFGAFEFYGGADLTGRLEAKLVLPVNLVGEVDVYQVTHHGLDLSNNPVLVRSLAPTVTVMTNGDRKGCGPRTRAVLKATPSIQANYQLHKNLAPDADNTPDELIANLGPGSECKGNHIELQVAPDGAAYTVRIPATGHERTFRTK; from the coding sequence ATGTCGAATTGGCTACTGGGCCTCGCGGCCCTGGTGCTGCTCGTCCCGTGTGTCGGCATGTCTGCTGAGGCGGCCCGCCTGAGCATCTACTGGGTGGATGTCGAAGGCGGAGGGGCGACGTTGATCGTGACGCCAGCCGGCGAGTCGGTGCTCGTGGACACCGGACTCGATAATCCGCGCGACCCCGGCCGCATTGCCAAGGTGGCAAGGGATGTGGCGGGCCTCAAGCAGATTGACCATCTGGTGGTCACCCACTTCGATATTGACCACCATGGCGGCGCGGCCGAACTCTCGAAGCTCATCCCTATCCGCCGCGTGTACGACCAAGGTGGCGAGATCGGGCGGCCCGAACCGATGTACGTGAAATACGTCGCCTGGCGCAAGACGATGCCCTACACGGTCCTCAAGCCCGGCGACACGCTTCCCCTCCGCCAGGCCGAGGGGGCTGCCAGAGCGAGCCTCACGTGCCTCGCCGCCGCCCAGCAGTTCATCGCGCCCGGCCCCGACCACAAGCCCAACCCCATTCCCGCCTCGGAAGCGCCCGAGTACCCCGAAGACAAGTCCGAGAACCGCCAGTCCGTCGTCCTGCTCCTGCGCTTCGGCGCCTTTGAGTTCTACGGCGGCGCCGACCTCACGGGACGTCTGGAGGCGAAGCTTGTTCTGCCCGTCAACCTGGTGGGCGAGGTGGACGTCTATCAGGTGACCCACCACGGGCTGGACTTGTCGAATAATCCCGTGCTCGTGAGGTCGCTGGCCCCGACGGTAACGGTGATGACCAACGGCGACCGGAAGGGCTGCGGGCCGAGAACGCGGGCCGTGCTGAAGGCCACCCCCTCGATTCAGGCCAATTACCAGCTTCACAAGAACCTCGCACCCGACGCGGACAACACGCCCGACGAGCTGATTGCGAACCTCGGGCCAGGCTCGGAATGCAAGGGCAACCACATTGAACTCCAGGTCGCACCCGACGGAGCGGCCTACACGGTGCGCATCCCCGCCACGGGCCACGAACGGACGTTCAGGACGAAGTAG
- a CDS encoding SUMF1/EgtB/PvdO family nonheme iron enzyme, translating into MSLRCPGVIAWVAVWARAVAALGAEGGATSGVEGAPTKQAFVCDFAKGLPREVRTVGGKWELKDGCLRLVDPAASDPTKALILIGEGHNVSAEVVITARLRLDTWAEDDWARAGVGLCADPANGYGLNLVFHAGKLEFVRDYVEWAPGCPFAYRSGQWYWVKLWKTPAGLRGKAWSDGQPEPADWMVAWGKDHARLTGYPALVGCSASPDNRVCSVSFSHCEVRVGGGPFGYYTRQATWVETLAASRAALARQETELAGKTKEPPGAGSARRDDLWRLLEQDFPDAESLRQMAVERQDNLWAEDWPFDRPGGLAERYAAATRAGLAPRARELARNVARLSDLPPVRELYYRSKEIERVLAGWDAKLESLHRAVADLMRTYGENYPRGRQYLSQIVSLRETLAAAQQQPVDAGRLLAAVARFEELRREALLANPLLDFDRLLVIKRRERRQPDPSALRTVPFSGNDPIGVLHGLPINFQGNGVLRQVPFDNEIAVLSRLKTVGELTTLFRPEKAVYVGNVALHFDADRLLFSSIGQGGRFQVFEIGVNGEGLRQVTRGDEPDVDSYDSCYLPDGRILFASSACFQSVPCERRLDEVANFCVMNADGSGIRRLCFDQDHDFCPTAMPDGRVLYTRWEYTDIAHAFSARVFTMNPDGTEQRAYYASSSHWPNRIFYARPIPGHPTKFVGVISGHHGTARAGELMLFDVARGRQQAEGVVQRIPGWGQKVEARMVDELVSGSWPRFLHPYPLSDKHFLVSCQPTPDSRWGIYLADVFDNLVLIREEPGWVLFEPVPLRATPRPPVIPDRVTPDSREATVYLSDIYAGPGLAGIPRGTVKALRLFTYHFNYFGTSGIEDYIGMDGPWDVRRVLGAVPVDGDGSAYFTVPANMPLAVQPLDAEGKALQLMRSWFTAMPGEAVSCVGCHEDRNSASPNRGTLALGRKPSPIKPWYGPTRGFSWDREVQPVLDKYCVGCHGGKAQADGRTPMDLRRAEPRTFPFSDAPFPPSFYALRRYVRAPGLEGNPLLPPPADYHADTSPLVQMLRKGHGGVRLDAEAWDRLVTWLDLNAPAYGTWLEIPTARNNPTARQCIERRRELLKRYAGFDDDPEADAGLPPARVGDPVPPRAPGATTSVGNLPGWPFDEVEAKRRQAAAGPTTDHKVDLGGGVTLDLKLIPAGEFVMGDPEGYPDERPVFVAKIERPFWIGKIEVTNEQFARFDPEHRSGDEGKMWLRWSRGDFFPLDQPRQPVCRVSWEQANAFCAWLSRATGAAFALPTEAQWEWACRAGSDQPFSFGSAETGFADFANLADTSLLRLCQGERVRPFLPVASGDDRHTVSAPVGFYAPNAWGLHDMQGNVAEWTRSAELPYPFRAEDPGHAAVGGRRVVRGGSWYSRPGFARSGARRSHWPWQRVFDVGFRVVCDAGD; encoded by the coding sequence TTGAGCTTGAGATGCCCTGGGGTGATCGCATGGGTGGCGGTTTGGGCGCGAGCCGTGGCGGCGCTCGGAGCGGAGGGCGGAGCGACGAGCGGCGTAGAGGGCGCCCCGACCAAGCAGGCCTTTGTCTGCGACTTTGCGAAGGGGCTGCCCCGCGAGGTGCGGACGGTCGGGGGGAAGTGGGAACTGAAGGATGGATGCCTTCGACTGGTGGACCCGGCAGCCTCCGATCCCACCAAAGCGCTCATCCTGATCGGCGAGGGACACAATGTGTCCGCCGAGGTCGTGATTACGGCCAGGCTGCGGCTCGATACCTGGGCGGAGGACGACTGGGCGCGCGCCGGCGTAGGCCTGTGCGCGGACCCTGCCAACGGCTACGGCCTCAATCTCGTGTTCCACGCCGGGAAGCTGGAGTTCGTCCGCGACTACGTGGAGTGGGCGCCGGGATGTCCGTTCGCCTACCGCTCTGGCCAGTGGTACTGGGTGAAGCTGTGGAAGACGCCCGCCGGCCTCAGGGGCAAGGCCTGGAGCGATGGACAGCCGGAGCCGGCCGACTGGATGGTGGCGTGGGGCAAGGATCACGCCAGGCTGACCGGATACCCGGCGCTGGTGGGGTGCTCGGCAAGCCCCGATAACCGCGTCTGCTCGGTTTCCTTCTCCCACTGCGAGGTGCGCGTCGGCGGAGGCCCCTTCGGATACTACACGCGGCAGGCCACGTGGGTGGAGACCCTTGCGGCGAGCCGAGCCGCGCTCGCCCGCCAGGAGACCGAACTGGCCGGCAAGACGAAGGAGCCGCCGGGGGCGGGCAGCGCGCGGCGCGACGATCTCTGGCGCCTGTTGGAGCAGGACTTCCCGGATGCCGAATCGCTGCGGCAGATGGCCGTGGAGCGCCAGGACAACCTCTGGGCTGAAGACTGGCCATTCGACAGGCCCGGCGGGCTGGCCGAGCGCTATGCCGCGGCCACCCGGGCCGGCCTGGCGCCGCGAGCGCGCGAGTTGGCGAGGAACGTAGCCAGACTCTCCGACCTCCCGCCCGTCCGGGAATTGTACTATCGCTCCAAGGAGATCGAGAGGGTCCTGGCGGGATGGGACGCGAAGCTGGAAAGCCTGCATCGGGCGGTGGCGGACCTGATGCGCACATACGGGGAGAATTACCCGCGGGGGCGACAGTACCTGAGCCAGATCGTCTCGCTGCGCGAGACCCTGGCCGCGGCGCAGCAACAGCCTGTGGACGCGGGCCGGCTCCTGGCCGCGGTCGCGCGCTTTGAGGAGCTGAGGCGCGAGGCCCTCCTGGCAAACCCGCTGCTGGACTTCGACCGGTTGCTCGTCATCAAGCGACGTGAGAGGCGGCAGCCCGACCCCTCCGCGCTTCGCACGGTGCCGTTCTCGGGCAACGACCCCATCGGCGTGCTCCACGGCCTGCCGATCAACTTCCAGGGCAACGGCGTCCTGAGGCAGGTGCCCTTCGACAACGAAATCGCCGTGCTCTCCAGGCTGAAGACCGTCGGGGAACTCACGACACTGTTCCGCCCGGAGAAGGCGGTCTACGTCGGCAACGTGGCGCTCCATTTCGACGCGGACCGGCTGCTCTTCTCGTCAATCGGCCAGGGCGGCCGCTTCCAGGTCTTCGAGATCGGAGTGAACGGCGAGGGCCTGCGCCAGGTGACGCGCGGCGACGAGCCCGACGTGGACAGCTACGACTCCTGCTACCTGCCCGATGGCCGCATCCTGTTCGCCTCATCCGCCTGCTTCCAATCGGTGCCGTGCGAGCGTCGGCTCGACGAAGTGGCCAACTTCTGCGTGATGAACGCGGATGGCTCGGGCATCCGCCGCCTGTGCTTCGACCAGGACCACGACTTCTGCCCCACGGCGATGCCCGATGGGCGAGTGCTCTACACGCGATGGGAGTACACCGACATCGCGCACGCGTTCAGCGCGCGGGTGTTCACCATGAACCCCGATGGCACCGAGCAGCGCGCCTACTACGCCAGCAGCAGTCACTGGCCGAACCGCATCTTCTACGCGCGCCCCATCCCGGGCCACCCGACGAAGTTCGTCGGCGTCATCTCCGGCCATCACGGCACCGCGCGGGCGGGCGAGCTGATGCTGTTCGACGTGGCCAGGGGACGCCAGCAGGCCGAAGGCGTGGTCCAACGCATTCCGGGCTGGGGCCAGAAGGTGGAGGCCCGGATGGTGGACGAACTGGTGTCCGGCTCCTGGCCGCGCTTCCTGCATCCCTACCCGCTGAGTGATAAGCACTTCCTGGTGTCGTGCCAGCCGACCCCCGACTCGCGCTGGGGCATCTACCTGGCCGACGTGTTCGACAACCTAGTGCTGATCCGCGAGGAGCCGGGGTGGGTGCTCTTCGAGCCCGTGCCGCTGCGGGCGACGCCGCGGCCGCCTGTGATCCCGGACCGGGTCACACCCGACTCCCGCGAGGCCACCGTCTACCTGTCTGACATCTATGCCGGCCCCGGGCTGGCAGGAATCCCTCGCGGCACGGTCAAGGCCCTCCGCCTGTTCACGTACCACTTCAACTACTTCGGCACGTCGGGGATCGAAGACTACATCGGAATGGACGGCCCGTGGGACGTCCGGCGCGTGTTGGGCGCAGTGCCGGTGGACGGTGACGGCTCGGCCTACTTCACGGTGCCGGCGAACATGCCGCTGGCCGTGCAGCCGCTCGATGCCGAAGGCAAGGCTCTCCAACTGATGCGAAGCTGGTTCACGGCCATGCCCGGCGAGGCCGTCTCGTGCGTGGGCTGCCATGAGGACAGGAACAGCGCATCGCCCAACCGCGGCACCCTCGCGCTGGGCCGCAAGCCGTCGCCTATCAAGCCCTGGTACGGTCCCACACGCGGGTTCAGTTGGGACCGCGAGGTCCAGCCAGTGCTCGACAAGTACTGCGTCGGTTGCCATGGCGGCAAGGCGCAGGCCGATGGCCGAACGCCGATGGACCTCCGCCGGGCCGAACCCAGGACGTTCCCGTTCTCAGACGCCCCGTTCCCCCCGTCGTTCTATGCGCTGCGGCGCTATGTCCGCGCCCCGGGGTTGGAGGGCAACCCGCTGCTTCCTCCGCCGGCCGACTATCATGCCGACACCTCGCCCCTGGTGCAGATGCTGCGCAAGGGCCACGGCGGGGTGCGGCTCGACGCGGAGGCCTGGGATCGCCTGGTGACCTGGCTCGACCTCAACGCCCCCGCCTATGGCACCTGGCTCGAGATACCGACGGCGCGCAATAACCCCACCGCGCGCCAGTGCATCGAGCGGCGCCGCGAGCTTCTGAAACGCTATGCAGGCTTCGACGACGACCCCGAGGCCGATGCGGGCCTGCCGCCGGCCCGGGTCGGCGACCCGGTTCCACCTCGGGCGCCGGGGGCCACCACGAGCGTCGGCAATCTCCCGGGGTGGCCCTTCGACGAGGTCGAGGCGAAACGGAGACAGGCCGCGGCCGGGCCAACCACCGACCACAAGGTAGACCTCGGTGGCGGTGTGACCTTGGACCTCAAGCTGATCCCCGCCGGCGAGTTCGTCATGGGCGACCCCGAGGGCTATCCAGACGAGCGCCCAGTCTTCGTGGCGAAGATCGAGCGGCCATTCTGGATCGGCAAGATCGAGGTCACCAACGAACAGTTCGCCCGCTTTGACCCCGAGCATCGCAGCGGCGACGAGGGCAAGATGTGGCTGCGATGGAGCCGCGGCGACTTCTTCCCCCTGGACCAGCCCCGCCAACCCGTGTGCCGCGTCTCGTGGGAGCAGGCGAATGCCTTCTGCGCCTGGCTGTCGCGGGCCACCGGCGCCGCATTCGCACTGCCCACGGAGGCTCAGTGGGAATGGGCCTGCCGTGCGGGGAGCGATCAGCCCTTCAGTTTCGGTTCCGCGGAAACGGGTTTCGCGGACTTCGCTAACCTGGCGGATACCTCGCTTCTGCGGCTGTGCCAGGGCGAACGAGTCCGGCCGTTTCTACCCGTAGCATCAGGGGATGACAGGCACACCGTTTCCGCGCCGGTGGGCTTCTATGCACCGAATGCCTGGGGACTCCACGACATGCAGGGCAATGTGGCCGAATGGACGCGCAGTGCGGAACTCCCATACCCCTTCCGTGCGGAGGATCCAGGCCACGCTGCTGTCGGCGGCCGACGGGTCGTGCGGGGCGGCTCTTGGTACAGCCGTCCCGGCTTCGCGCGGTCGGGTGCCCGCCGGAGCCACTGGCCATGGCAGCGAGTGTTCGACGTGGGCTTCCGCGTGGTGTGCGATGCGGGCGATTGA